The region ATTATGGTTCCCGTATTGTGTATTTACTCTTCTACATTAGGCATATTAGGTGGCGCAATCGTAGGTCATTTCCAACTGGGTATAGATATTCTTTCCTACTTCCAGGATGTGAAGGATCGAGTTTCCTCCATTCCAGGCCTAAAGGATCTCTACGTTGGAATTTTTAAAGGCTACGTATTTGGTTTACTCATTGCCACAATATCTTGTAGCCAAGGCCTTCGTACAGAAGGTGGTGCGATTGGAGTTGGGCAAACGACAAGGAAAGCTGTTGTCATTTCCTTTTTAACGGTCATTTTCTTTGGTTATGTGATAACGGCGATTTTTTATAAGTGAGCAAAACAATGGAAACTTATGCCATCGAAATGAAAAATGTACATAAAGCATTCGGACAAAGAAAAATCTTAAAAGGTATGAACCTGCAAGTAAAAAAGGGTGAGACAATGGTGATCCTAGGTCCATCTGGTACTGGTAAGTCGGTGAGTCTCAAACACATCACCGGATTACTAGACCCCGATCACGGGGCATGTTTTGTTTTTGGCGAACAAATTAGCTTTGCAGAACCCAAACAAAAAGAATCCTTACGTGCAAAACTAGGTGTGTTGTTTCAATCTGGAGCCCTCATCAATTGGTTGAGTGTCTATGAAAACGTTGCTTTGCCTCTTCGTGAACACAAAATTGCAGATGGAGAAGAGCTCGATCGCATTGTCATGGAAAAATTAAGGTGGCTAGATCTTGTTCCAGCCAAAGACACTCTCCCGAGCAATATATCTGGCGGTATGAAAAAAAGAGTGGGACTTGCACGTGCCCTCACCTCGCAACCTGAAATTGTCTTATATGACGAGCCCACATCAGGCTTAGATCCTGTCATGAGCAATGTGATCAATGAACTTGTCATCCGCATGCAAAAGGAATTAGGTCTAACGAGTATTGTCGTAACACATGATATGAACTCAGCCTATATGATTGCCGATCGCATTAGCTTTTTGTACGAAGGGGAAGTACTCTTATGTGGTACTCCAGAAGAAATCCAAAACTCTCCCAATCCCATCATTCAACAATTCATCCATGGTCGAACCCATGGACCAATGGTCCTAGACCATTCTGAATTGAAGAAAGTAAAATCCAATTGACGCAAGGTAAGGAAAGTTAGAAGGTAAGGGTATACCAATGAAATCAATCCGCCAAACCATAATCGTTGGCATTCTATTCTTACTTTCTCTGCTAGTGATTGCCTATTTCACGATCATCACTGAGGGCGGACCTTTCCAAAAATCGGGATTTCCTTTGGCAGTTTACTTTCCTGATGCTGAAGGGATTAAAGTGGGAGGAAAAGTTACCATCCATGGCGTTCCCTTTGGCTATGTATCCAAGATTCGATTGGTCCAGATAGATGAGCGAGGTGAAGTTTTGGCAGACGGAACCGCAGGTATAGGAACCAAGGTAGAGCTTACCTTACTCTTGAAAGCACCAATCAACCTATTTGACAATTACCAGATTACCATCAAAAACGAGAGTTTACTCTCCGGTCGAGTGGTTGCACTCGACCCAGGCTCCAAATACAACATCGATCCCAAAACCAAACAGTTTGACATGGGCTCCCCTTTACATGACCCTATCCTACTCCAACCCAAAGCAGGAAAGATGGTGCCTATCCAAGGAAAAGTGACCCAAGACCCTCTCGTTTCCCTCTCAGAGTTGATCGCCGAAAATAGGGCAGATATCCGAAAGTCCATCCAAAACGTGGCGGAGATCACAGGCAAGATCAACCAGGGGAAAGGAACCCTCGGTAAATTGATCAATGAAAGTGACGTTCACAAGTCCGTCAATACCACCTTAGGTGATGCCCAAGTCGTCTTAAAGGAAATCAGAGAAGGATTAGAGGACACGAGAGAACAAGCGCCTGTTACAAGCTTCATCCGATCGGCTCTCTCCGCCTTTTGATCTGTTGCAAAAGAGAGACACTGTTGCAAAAATGAGACAGTTTTTTGGCAGTGCAAAACAGTCAGGGCTCTTTTTTTTGAGTTCATATTCTGAACACATAGAGAAAGCACCCTACAGCCCTTGTTGGAGGCTCGGGAACCCTCCATTTTAGAGACATTCCAATGGATTGGCATGGATATTGCACTAAGCTTGTAGGTTAAAAAAGGCAAGGGAAAACGACCATGCAGACAATTCACAGAAAAACGATCCGAGAATCACTCACTCTTAAAGGTATCGGCCTACATTCAGGCAAAACAGTGACTCTTAGGATGCACCCGGCAGAAGCAGGCACGGGTCTTGTTTTTTTTCTATATAGAAATGGTTCTAAAGTGCGCATTCCCATTTCACTTGACCATGTCGTTGATACGAGCAATGCCACTACCCTTGGAGATGGTGGTAGCAACCGAGTGCAAACCATAGAACATATGCTCGCTGCCTTGTATACCCAAGGAATTACAGACTGTATTTTAGAAATCGATGCCGTAGAAGTACCGATTATGGATGGTTCCTCACGTCCATTTTGGGAAGGCATACAAGGAACAGGCATTCAGACTCTCTCGGAAACGGTAGAACCCATTCGGATCTCCCATCCAATGTGGGTAGTGGACGGAGACAAATACTTGGTCATCCTACCATCTGATGAATTAAAAGTTACCTACCATATTGACTTTAACCACCCACTCCTCAAAGGGCAATCCTATACAACTGTGTTGGATGATTCCATCCTTGCTACCGATATCCTACCTGCGAGAACGTTTGGGTTTTTGAAGGATGTGGAGGCATTACAGGCCAGAGGTTTGGCGCTCGGCGGGTCCCTCGACAATGCGGTGGTTCTCACTGAAGATGGGTACTTAAATGAAAGTCTTCGCTACGAAAACGAATGTGTACGCCATAAAATTCTCGATTTGATCGGTGACTTAGCTGTGATGGGAAGGCCTTTTTATGGGCATTTGATTGCTTCTAAAGCGGGTCATGCCTTGGATATATCC is a window of Leptospira ryugenii DNA encoding:
- a CDS encoding ABC transporter ATP-binding protein, producing the protein METYAIEMKNVHKAFGQRKILKGMNLQVKKGETMVILGPSGTGKSVSLKHITGLLDPDHGACFVFGEQISFAEPKQKESLRAKLGVLFQSGALINWLSVYENVALPLREHKIADGEELDRIVMEKLRWLDLVPAKDTLPSNISGGMKKRVGLARALTSQPEIVLYDEPTSGLDPVMSNVINELVIRMQKELGLTSIVVTHDMNSAYMIADRISFLYEGEVLLCGTPEEIQNSPNPIIQQFIHGRTHGPMVLDHSELKKVKSN
- the mce gene encoding mammalian cell entry protein Mce; this encodes MKSIRQTIIVGILFLLSLLVIAYFTIITEGGPFQKSGFPLAVYFPDAEGIKVGGKVTIHGVPFGYVSKIRLVQIDERGEVLADGTAGIGTKVELTLLLKAPINLFDNYQITIKNESLLSGRVVALDPGSKYNIDPKTKQFDMGSPLHDPILLQPKAGKMVPIQGKVTQDPLVSLSELIAENRADIRKSIQNVAEITGKINQGKGTLGKLINESDVHKSVNTTLGDAQVVLKEIREGLEDTREQAPVTSFIRSALSAF
- the lpxC gene encoding UDP-3-O-acyl-N-acetylglucosamine deacetylase: MQTIHRKTIRESLTLKGIGLHSGKTVTLRMHPAEAGTGLVFFLYRNGSKVRIPISLDHVVDTSNATTLGDGGSNRVQTIEHMLAALYTQGITDCILEIDAVEVPIMDGSSRPFWEGIQGTGIQTLSETVEPIRISHPMWVVDGDKYLVILPSDELKVTYHIDFNHPLLKGQSYTTVLDDSILATDILPARTFGFLKDVEALQARGLALGGSLDNAVVLTEDGYLNESLRYENECVRHKILDLIGDLAVMGRPFYGHLIASKAGHALDISLAKCIMSKVTGDELTSFKSKRIPLFAKKEASQ